The following nucleotide sequence is from Pseudonocardia abyssalis.
CGAGACGCTCGCCATCGCGATGAACCGCCTCGGCGGCAAGTCCAACACCGGTGAGGGCGGCGAGGACGCCGACCGCTGGACGCCCGACGCCAACGGCGACTCGCGGCGCTCGGCGATCAAGCAGGTCGCGTCCGGGCGCTTCGGGGTCACCAGCGAGTACCTGGTCAACTCCGACGACATCCAGATCAAGATCGCGCAGGGCGCGAAGCCCGGCGAGGGCGGTCAGCTGCCCGGCGGCAAGGTCTACCCCTGGATCGCGAAGACCCGGTACTCCACGCCGGGCGTCGGGCTGATCTCGCCGCCGCCGCACCACGACATCTACTCCATCGAGGACATCAAGCAGCTCATCCACGACCTGAAGAACGCCAACCCGAGGGCCCGCATCCACGTGAAGCTGGTCAGCCAGGTCGGCGTCGGCACGGTCGCGGCGGGCGTGGCGAAGGCCTACTCCGACGTCGTGCTCATCTCGGGCCACGACGGCGGCACGGGAGCGTCACCGCTGAGCTCGATCAAGCACGCGGGCGGCCCGTGGGAGCTCGGCCTGGCCGAGACCCAGCAGACGCTGCTGCGCAACAACCTGCGCGACCGCATCGTCGTGCAGGCCGACGGGCAGCTCAAGACCGGTCGCGACGTCATGATCGCGGCTCTGCTGGGGGCGGAGGAGTTCGGTTTCGCCACCGCCCCGCTCGTCGTCAGCGGCTGCATCATGATGCGCGTCTGCCACCTCGACACCTGCCCGGTCGGCGTCGCCACCCAGAACCCCGTGCTGCGCAAGCGCTTCGACGGGCGACCGGAGTACGTCGTCAACTTCATGCGGTTCGTCGCGCAGGAGGTGCGCGAGTACCTCGCGGCGCTGGGCTTCCGCACACTGCAGGAGGCCGTGGGCCACGCGGAGCTGCTCGACACCGACGACGCGGTGCGGCACTGGAAGACCGAGGGCATCGACCTGACCCCGATCTTCACCGTGCCGGAGCTGCCCGCGGGCGCACCGCGGCACAACACGACCACGCAGGACCACGGCCTGGACAAGGCGCTCGACAACACCCTGATCCAGCTGTGCGAGGGCGCGCTGCGCTCCGGCGACAAGGTCCGTCTCGACCTGCCGGTGCGCAACGTCAACCGCACCGTCGGCACCATGCTCGGCCACCACCTCACGACGCAGTGGGGCGGCGAGGGCCTGCCCGACGACACGATCGACGTCACGCTCACCGGCTCGGCGGGCCAGAGCTTCGGCGCGTTCGTGCCCAAGGGCATCACGCTGCGGCTGGTCGGCGACACCAACGACTTCTTCGGCAAGGGCCTGTCCGGCGGTCGCCTGACGCTGCGCCCCGACCCGACGGCGCCGTTCGTCGCCGAGGACAACATCATCGCCGGCAACGTGATCCTCTACGGGGCCACGTCGGGCGAGATCTTCGTCCGCGGCATCGTCGGCGAGCGGTTCTGCGTCCGGAACTCCGGTGCGCTGGCCGTCGTCGAGGGCGTGGGCGACCACGCCTGCGAGTACATGACCGGCGGGCGCGTGGTCGTGCTCGGGCGGATCGGGCGCAACTTCGCCGCGGGCATGTCCGGCGGGGTCGCCTACGTGCTCGACCTGCCGACCCACCGCGTCAACCCCGAGATGGTCGACATCGACCCCCTCGACGACGAGGATCGCGCGTTCCTGCGCGAGACCGTGGAGCGGCACTACGCCGAGACCGACTCCGCGGTGGCGAAGAACCTGCTCACCGACTGGGACGAGAGCGTGGCCCGCTTCGGCAAGGTCATGCCGCGCGACTTCAAGCGCGTGCTGCAGGCCCGCGAGGCCGCCGAGCGCGACGGCCGCAACGTCGACGAAGCGATCATGGAGGCCGCACATGGGTGACCCGAAGGGATTCCTCACCACCAAGCGGGAGGGGCCCACGCGCCGCCCGGTCGACCTGCGCCTGAGCGACTGGCGCGAGGTCTACGAGGACTTCGAGCGCGGCACGCTGGAGAAGCAGGCCGGGCGCTGCATGAACTGCGGCATCCCGTTCTGCCACCAGGGCTGCCCGCTGGGCAACCTCATCCCGGAGTGGAACGACCTCGTCTACCGCAAGGACTGGCGCGAGGCCACCGAGCGGCTGCACGCCACGAACAACTTCCCGGAGTTCACCGGCACGCTCTGCCCCGCCCCGTGCGAGGCGGCCTGCGTGCTGGCGATCAACGACGACGCGGTCACGATCAAGCAGGTCGAGATCGAGATCGTCGACCGGGCGTGGGACGAGGGCTGGGTACCGCCGCAGCCGGCGCAGACGAAGACGGGCAAGAAGGTCGCCGTCGTCGGGTCCGGGCCGGCCGGGCTGGCCGCCGCACAGCAGCTCACCCGCGTCGGTCACGACGTCGTGGTGTTCGAGCGGTCCGACCGCATCGGCGGGCTGCTGCGCTACGGCATCCCCGAGTTCAAGATGGAGAAGTCCCGGCTCGACCGGCGCCTGGAGCAGATGAAGGCCGAGGGCACGCTGTTCCGCGCCTCGGTCGACGTGGGCGTCGACGTCACGGTGGAGCAGCTGCGCGCGGACTTCGACGCGGTCGTGCTCGCCGGCGGGGCCACCGCGTGGCGCGACCTGCCCGCCAAGGGCCGCGAGGTCGAGGGCGTCTACCAGGCGATGGAGTTCCTGCCGTGGGCCAACCACGTGCAGCAGGGCGACATCGACGCGCCGGAGATCACCGCCGAGGGCAAGCACGTCGTGATCATCGGCGGCGGTGACACCGGGGCCGACTGCCTCGGCACCAGCCACCGCCAGGGCGCGCTGTCGGTCACCCAGCTGGAGATCATGCCGACGCCGCCGGAGAAGCGCGACGAGGGCATGCCCTGGCCGACCTACCCGATGGTCTACCGGGTCACCTCGGCGCACGAGGAGGGCGGCGACCGCCTGTTCTCGGTCAACACCACCGAGTTCGTCGGCGACGCGGACGGCAAGCTCCAGGCCATCCGCATCGTCGAGGTGCGGCGCGGCGAGAAGGGCTTCGACGAGGTGCCCGGCACCGAGCGGGAGCTCCCGGCCCAGCTGGTGCTGCTCGCGATGGGCTTCGTCGGCCCGGAGAAGGGCAAGCTGCTCTCCGAGCTGGGCGTGGAGCTCGACGAGCGCGGCAACGTCGCGCGCGACCGCAGCTTCATGACCAGCGTCGACGGCGTGTTCTCGGCCGGCGACATGGGCCGCGGCCAGTCGCTGATCGTGTGGGCCATCGCGGAGGGTCGTTCCGCGGCCGCCGGGGTGGACGCCTACCTCACCGGGCGCGACGTCCTGCCCCGCCCGATCGACCCCACCGACCGCCCGCTGGTCTGAGTCACCGGCCGCACTTCCCCGGGGGGGTGCGGCTGGTGATCGGTTCCGGCCGCACCCCGGCGCCCTCGTCGGGGCGCTGCCGTGCGGGCCGCAGCGATCACCGGGGCATCGCGGTGCGGGCGGCGGCGGTCACACCGCGGGCGGCCAGGGCCCGCCGCACCGCGGCGGCCACCGTCCGCGGCCGGTGGAGCACGTCGGCGGCTCCGAAGCGGAGCACCGTCCAGCCGGCCGACGACAGGTACGCCTGGCGGGCGAGGTCCCGTCGCGCGCGCTCGGGCGTGCGGTGCTCCCGTCCGTCGTACTCCACCGCGAGCAGCACGTCGGGGTAGGCCATGTCGAGGTCGTAGGCGCCCACGGGGTGTTGCAGGACCGGCGGCGGAAGCCCGTCGAACGCGATGGCCAGCCGGATCCGCGTCTCCATCGGGGACTCCGCGAGCGGGTGGGCGAGCCGGGCGACGTCGGGGAGCCGCGCGCTCCCGGGCGCGCCGAGGTGGCGGTAGCCGAAGCGGACCACGTCCCACGGGTCCAGCGAGAACCGGTGCGCCAGCGCGTCGACCGCCACCACCGCCTCGACGAGCGGGAGCCGGCAGGCCAGGCGGAAGGCGGTGTGCAGCGGCGACGTCACCCGCACCTCCCCCACCCGCCACCGCTCGCCGGGCGGGACCGCCTCCTCCCGCACCAGCAGGCCGGGCCGCGACCGCATCCGCGTCGGGCTGACGACCTCGGCGGGGGCGTCCTCAGGTCCGCAGGAGGCACCCAGCAGCTCGGCCGCGGAGTACCCGCCGAGCACCCCGGTGCCCTCGACGAGCAGGTACGCGGCCTCCGAGCGCAGCGCGAGATCGACCTCGACGTCGGCGCAGACGTAGACGTCGCGGAACAGGCGACGCAAGCGCGGGCCGCGCAGCATCTTCGGGGTGAGGATCCCGGAGGCGACGGCCCGGGTTCCGCGGAACGGTCGGCACAGGTTCACGGCGGGTTGGACGGAACGAGACCGCCCGCGGTTCCCTCCCGCCCACGATCCTTTCCTCCCGCACACAGTGGGCCCGCGGGACGCACGGTGCGGTGGGCGACGATCACCGCCGAACCGGCCACATGACCGGCTCCACCCGCACCGGCGCACCCTTCCCGGACCGTCCCCGTGCGGCGCACCGGTCGCCGGCGGGCGGCCCACCCGATGATCGGTGCCGGCCGTACCGCAGCGCCCTCCCGAGGGCCGCTCCGTGCGGCGCGCGCCGATCACCGGCCGCCGGACCCGCGGCCGGGCACCGTCCGCCCCGACCCCTTCCGCCCGTGCCGCCGAGCAACACCCCGACCAGAGCGCGATCGTCGCCGCCCGCACCCCAGCGCCCGCCCGAGGGCCATCGTGCGGTGGGCGGCGACCAGCTGACCGGAGTCAGGTCGGTGGGGGTGTGATGCCCGCGCCGTAGCGGTCCAGGACCCTCGCCCGCAACCGCTCGTCGGTGCGGGGCACCGGTTCGAGGAAGATCTCGTCGAGCTGCGGGAACCGCTCGCGCAGGGAGTCGTCGATCTCCACGCACGCGCGCTCGAGGTCGGCCGCGCCCAGCGCGTCGTCGAAGTCGACGCGGGCGCAGACCAGCACGCGGTCGGTGCCGAGCGTCATCGTGAGCAGGTCGACGACCTTCTCGACCTCCGGGCGGGCCGCGAGGTGGTCGCGCACCGCGTACACGAGCCGCGGGTCGGCCTGCCGGCCGATCAGCAGGCCCTTGTTCGTGGCCCCCAGGACGTACGCGACGCCGGAGAGCAGCACCCCGATCAGCAGCGACGCGAGCCCGTCCCAGAAGCTCGACCCGGTGATCTGGTGCAACCCGATCCCGCCCAGGGCCAGCAGCAGGCCGATCAGGGCGGCGCTGTCCTCGAAGAACACCGACTTGACGGTGGGGTCGTCGGTCTCGCGCAGGAACTGCACGAAGCCCTGGTCGTGGGCGCGCGACCCGTTCCGCACCTGCCTCACCGCCTGCAGCCACGAGACGCCCTCCAGCAGGAAGGACCCGCCGAGGACGGCGTAGGCGACCCAGATGAGGGTCTGCTCCTCGCCCTCGCCGAGCATCGTCGAGAGGCCCTCGTAGATCGCGAACACCGCGCCGGAGACGAAGATGCCGACGGCGGCGATGAGCGCCCAGAAGAATCGCTCCTTGCCGTAGCCGAAGGGATGACGGCGGTCGGCGGGCTTCTCCGAGCGGCGCAGCGCGGTGAGCAGCAGCCCCTCGGTCGCGGTGTCGGCGACGGAGTGCGCCGCCTCGGCGAGCATCGCCGCCGACCCGGTGAGCACGCCGGCCACCAGCTTGAGCACGCCGATCAGCGCGTTGGCCCCCAGCGCGACGAGCACCGTGAGCGTGCTCTCCCCACCCCCGGTCGTCTCCTGCTCCGGCACGGCGGCAACGCTACGCCCCCGCCCGGGACGGGGTGGGGGTCATCGTGCGCCTTCCGTGAGCCATCGATTGATTCGATGCCTCACGTATCACGCGCACGACGACCACCCGGGCCGCGAAGCGTCAGTCCTCCGTGAGCTCCAGCTCGAACGCGTCGTCCCCGATCCAGACGCGCAGACCCTCGGCGTCGTCGGTGAGGTAGCCGTCCTCCTCCTCGCCCAGCTCACGGGCGGCCCCGAGCGCGAGGTAGTTGTAGCGGATCCGCCCCTCCCCGATGTCGATCGGCCGGTACTCCCGGGCCAGACCCGCGGTGCGGCTCTCCGTGGCGAGCCACGCGGCGTGGTCCGTCCCGACCTCGGCCTCCCACACATCGCTCTTCATGGGCGGAAGTATCACGGGCCGTGATCACCGGCACGTTCTCATCCTGAGACGGTGCCCGCCGGTGGCGTCACCGCACACGCGAGAGCACACGGATGTAGGTCGAGGCCCCACGGCGATGCGCCTCACACTCCCCTAACGTCTCGGCCCATGACGATTCTGGCGGGTCGGACGGCGTTGGTCACGGGTGCGGCGTCCGGGATCGGGGCGGCCATCACGCGCCGCCTGGTCGACGACGGGGCGCACGTGATCGCCGTCGACCGCGACGAGGCGGGCCTCAAGGAGCTGGACGGGGTCGAGCAGATCGTGTGCGACCTGTCCGACCTCGACGCCGTCGACGCCCTGCCCTCGGCGGTCGACGTGCTCGTCAACAACGCCGGCATCCAGCACGTGGCGCCGGTGCACGAGTTCGATCCCGAGCGGTTCGGGTTCATCCTGCGCGTGATGCTGGAGGCGCCGTTCCGGCTCTCCCGGCTGGTGCTTCCGCACATGTACGAGCGCGGCTGGGGCCGGATCGTCAACGTCTCCAGCGTGCACGGGGTGCGCGCGAGCCCGTTCAAGTCCGCCTACGTCAGCGCCAAGCACGGGCTGGAGGGCCTGTCGAAGGTGATCGCGCTGGAGGGCGCCGCGCGCGGCGTCACCAGCAACTGCCTCAACCCCGCCTACGTGCGCACACCGCTGGTCGAGAAGCAGATCGCGGACCAGGCGCGCACGCACGGCATCGACGAGTCCGAGGTCCTGGAACGGATCATGCTCACCCCCGTCGCGGTGAAGCGGCTCGTCGAACCCGCGGAGGTCGCCGAGCTCGCCGCCCTGCTCTACGGCCCGGCGTCCGGCTCGATCTCCGGTACCTCCCTGCTCATGGACGGCGGCTGGACCGCCCACTAGTCAGAAAGGGTTGCCCCATGGCTGAGACCCAGCCACGCAGCTCCATCGTCAAGGTCGTCGGCGCTTCCATGGCCGGCACCACGGTCGAGTGGTACGACTTCTTCCTCTACGGCGTCGCCGCGGCGCTCGTGTTCCCCCAGGTCTTCTTCCCCGGCAACGACCCGGCGACGGGCGTGCTGCTCTCGCTCGGCACGTTCGCCGTCGGCTTCATCGCCCGCCCGGTCGGCGGGCTGGTGTTCGGTCACTACGGCGACAAGATCGGCCGCAAGACGCTGCTGGTCGTCAGCCTGCTGATGATGGGCGTCGCGACGTTCCTCATCGGACTGCTGCCGGGATACGCGACCATCGGGATCGCCGCGCCGGTCATCCTGGTGCTGCTGCGGCTCGTGCAGGGCTTCGCACTCGGCGGCGAGTGGGGTGGGGCGGTGCTGATCGTCTCCGAGCACGGCGACCCGGAGCGCCGCGGCTACTGGGCGAGCTGGCCGCAGGCCGGTGCGCCGGGCGGCCAGCTGCTCGCCAACGGCATCCTGGCGCTCCTCGCGGCGTTCCAGACCGAGGCCGACTTCCTGGCCTGGGGCTGGCGCATCCCGTTCCTGCTCTCCGCCGTACTGGTGCTGATCGGGCTCTACATCCGCCTGTCCGTCGAGGAGTCCCCGGTGTTCCGCGAGGCGCAGGCCCTGGCGAAACAGCGGGCCGACGAGGGCGCGGCCGACGCCATGCCGATCCTGGAGGTCCTGCGCAGCTACCCGCGCGAGGTGCTGACGGCGATGGGCGCGCGGTTCGCCGAGAACGTCTCGTACTACATCTTCACGATCGTCGTCACGACGTACGCGACGACGCAGCTGGACCTGTCGAGCTCGTTCGTGCTCGGCGCGGTACTGATCGGTGCGGCGGTGCACTTCGTGACGATCCCGATCTGGGGCGCGCTGAGCGACCGGTTCGGGCGCAAGCCGATCTACCTGCTCGGGGCCGTCGGGGTCGGGGTGTGGGCGTTCGCCTTCATCGCGCTGCTCGACACCCGCAGCTTCGGCGCGGCCGTGCTCGCCGTCGTCGGCGGGCTGATCTTCCACGGCGCCATGTACGGGCCGCAGGCGGCGTTCCTGTCCGAGCTGTTCGGCACGAAGGTGCGCTACTCGGGCGTCTCGATCGGCTACCAGCTCGCGTCGATCCTCGCCGGTGGGCTCGCCCCGCTGATCGCGGTCGCGCTGATCACGGCGTACGGCAGCGGCTACCCGGTCGCGGTGTACGTGGCGGCGTCCGCGGTGCTGACGATCATCGCGGTGGCCAGCTACTCCGAGACCCGCCACCGCGACCTGGCCGAGGACCCGGCGCTGCCGAAGGCCGTGTCCCGCTAGGTTCTCCCCGTGCCGCAGACCGCGCTCGACCTGCTGCGCCTGCTCGCCGAGGATGCGTCCGCCGACCGCATCGCCGAGCAGGCGCAGCAGCATCCCGAGGCCCGCGGTCTCGCCCTGCGGATCCGGGCCGGGATCGACGAGCACCGCCGCCGGGAGGCGGAGCTGTCCGCGCTCGTCGAGACGGCCAGGGACCTCGCGTCGGTCGCCGACCCGCGCGGGGTCCTCGACGCGATCGTGCGCCGGGCGCGGAGCCTGCTCGGCACCGACGTCGCCTACCTGACGCTGTTCGACCCCGACCTCGGCGACACGTTCATGCGGGCCACCGCGGGATCGGTGTCGGCGCGGTTCCAGGCGCTGCGGCTCCCGCTCGGGGCCGGGCTCGGCGGGCTCGTCGCGCAGACCCGCCGCCCCTACTGGACGCCCGACTACCCCGCCGACGAGCGCTACGACCACACCGACGAGATCGACGGGGCGGTCGGCGAGGAGGGGCTCGTCGCGATCTGCGGCACGCCGCTGCTGGTCGACGGGGACTTCGTCGGGGTGCTGTTCGCCTCGCACCGCACCCGGCGCGAGTTCCGGCGCGACGAGGTGGCGCTGCTGGGTTCGCTCGCGGCGCTGGCCGCGGTGTCGCTCGTGCAGGCGCGTCGCGTCACCGAGACCGCCGACGCGCTCGCCGCGCTCTCCGCCGCCCACGCCGGGATCGAGCAGGCGGCCACCGCACACGACCGGTTCTCGCAGGTGGTGCTGTCCGGCGGCGGGGTCGACGACATCGCGGCGACCCTCGGCGAGCTGCTGGGCTGCTGGGTCGGCGTGTTCGACGTCGACGACCACTGCCTCGCCACCTACGGCGAGGTCCCCGTCCCGCGGTCCGTCGCGGCCGAGGGGTCGGGGCGCCTGACGCGCGCCGGCGACGGGTGGGCGGTGGCCGTCAGCGCGGCGGGGCAGCGGCTGGGCACGCTCGTGCTGGGCGGGGTCGACGAACTCGACCGCGGGCAGGGCCGGACCGTGGAGCGCGCCGCGATGGTCACCGCGCTGGTGCTGCTGTTCCGGCTGCGCGCGGCCGAGGCCGACCAGCGGGTGCGCACGGACCTGCTCACCGAACTGCTGGCCCGCGACGGCGGCGAGCCCGACCCCGCGCTGATCGAGCGCGGCCGGTTGCTGGGGCTGCGACTGGGCGTCCCGCACGTGGTGGCGGTGTGCCGCGGGCCGGTGCGCGGTCTCGCGGTGGCCGCGGGCGACGGCGGCGGGCTGGCCGGGCCGCACGGCGACGACCTCGTCGCGGTCGTGCCGGGCACCGACCCGTCGGCCGTCGCCGCGGCCCTCGCGCGGCGCCTCGGCGACGGCCCGACGATCGGCACGGCGGGGCCGGTGGTGCCCGGTGGGGGGCTGCGCGAGGTGCACGACCGGGCCCAGCGCACCGCGGGTGCGCTCGTCGCGCTCGGGCGGCGGGCGGGGTCGGCCCGCGAGATCGGGTTCGCCGGGCTCGTCGGGGGGCCGGGGGACGTCGGGACGTACCTGCACGACGTGCTCGGACCCGTCCTCGACTACGACGCGCGGCGCGGCAGCGACCTGCTCGGCACGCTGGAGGCGTACTTCGCCGCGGGGGCCAGCCCGAGCCGCGCGGCGGGTGAGCTCCACGTGCACGTCAACACCGTCACCCAGCGGCTCGACCGTGTCGCCACCCTGCTCGGCGAGGACTGGTCGACCCCCACCCGCGCCCTGGAACTCCAGCTGGCCCTGCACCTGCGCCGCCTGCGGCGGCCCACCCCCTGACCCGCGGGCCCCGTTCCCCACCCGCGAGTCGCTGAATCCCCGCCCCCGAGTCGCTGAATCCCCGCCCCCGAGTCGCGGGGGTAGCGTGCCGCCGTGAACACCCCCGGCGCCGACTCCTCGAGCACGGTTCCCCCGAGCACCGTCACCCACCGCACCGTGGACGTCAACGGGATCGAACTGCACCTCGCCGAGTCCGGCCCCGCCGACGGGCCGGTCGTGCTGCTGCTGCACGGGTTCCCGGAGTGCTGGTACTCCTGGCGCCACCAGCTCGACGCGCTGGGCGCGGCCGGGTTCCACGTCGTGGCGCCGGACCAGCGCGGCTACGGACGCAGCGACGCCCCGGCCGCCGTCGAGGACTACTCGGTCCTGCACCTCGTCGGCGACGCCGTGGGCGTCCTGGACGCCGTCGGGGCGCAGCGGGCGGTGGTCGTCGGGCACGACTGGGGCGCGCCCGTCGCCTGGCACACCGCACTGCTGCGACCGGACCGCGTCCGCGGGGTCGCCGCCCTGTCGGTGCCCCACCTCCCCCGCACCGCCGGGCCGCCGACGCCGCTGATGGCCCGCCGCTTCGGCGAGCGGTTCTACCAGTTGTGGTTCCAGGAGCCGGGCCCGGCCGACGCCGAGTTGGCCGCCGACCCGCGCCGCTCG
It contains:
- a CDS encoding MFS transporter translates to MAETQPRSSIVKVVGASMAGTTVEWYDFFLYGVAAALVFPQVFFPGNDPATGVLLSLGTFAVGFIARPVGGLVFGHYGDKIGRKTLLVVSLLMMGVATFLIGLLPGYATIGIAAPVILVLLRLVQGFALGGEWGGAVLIVSEHGDPERRGYWASWPQAGAPGGQLLANGILALLAAFQTEADFLAWGWRIPFLLSAVLVLIGLYIRLSVEESPVFREAQALAKQRADEGAADAMPILEVLRSYPREVLTAMGARFAENVSYYIFTIVVTTYATTQLDLSSSFVLGAVLIGAAVHFVTIPIWGALSDRFGRKPIYLLGAVGVGVWAFAFIALLDTRSFGAAVLAVVGGLIFHGAMYGPQAAFLSELFGTKVRYSGVSIGYQLASILAGGLAPLIAVALITAYGSGYPVAVYVAASAVLTIIAVASYSETRHRDLAEDPALPKAVSR
- a CDS encoding helix-turn-helix domain-containing protein, which gives rise to MPQTALDLLRLLAEDASADRIAEQAQQHPEARGLALRIRAGIDEHRRREAELSALVETARDLASVADPRGVLDAIVRRARSLLGTDVAYLTLFDPDLGDTFMRATAGSVSARFQALRLPLGAGLGGLVAQTRRPYWTPDYPADERYDHTDEIDGAVGEEGLVAICGTPLLVDGDFVGVLFASHRTRREFRRDEVALLGSLAALAAVSLVQARRVTETADALAALSAAHAGIEQAATAHDRFSQVVLSGGGVDDIAATLGELLGCWVGVFDVDDHCLATYGEVPVPRSVAAEGSGRLTRAGDGWAVAVSAAGQRLGTLVLGGVDELDRGQGRTVERAAMVTALVLLFRLRAAEADQRVRTDLLTELLARDGGEPDPALIERGRLLGLRLGVPHVVAVCRGPVRGLAVAAGDGGGLAGPHGDDLVAVVPGTDPSAVAAALARRLGDGPTIGTAGPVVPGGGLREVHDRAQRTAGALVALGRRAGSAREIGFAGLVGGPGDVGTYLHDVLGPVLDYDARRGSDLLGTLEAYFAAGASPSRAAGELHVHVNTVTQRLDRVATLLGEDWSTPTRALELQLALHLRRLRRPTP
- a CDS encoding glutamate synthase subunit beta; its protein translation is MGDPKGFLTTKREGPTRRPVDLRLSDWREVYEDFERGTLEKQAGRCMNCGIPFCHQGCPLGNLIPEWNDLVYRKDWREATERLHATNNFPEFTGTLCPAPCEAACVLAINDDAVTIKQVEIEIVDRAWDEGWVPPQPAQTKTGKKVAVVGSGPAGLAAAQQLTRVGHDVVVFERSDRIGGLLRYGIPEFKMEKSRLDRRLEQMKAEGTLFRASVDVGVDVTVEQLRADFDAVVLAGGATAWRDLPAKGREVEGVYQAMEFLPWANHVQQGDIDAPEITAEGKHVVIIGGGDTGADCLGTSHRQGALSVTQLEIMPTPPEKRDEGMPWPTYPMVYRVTSAHEEGGDRLFSVNTTEFVGDADGKLQAIRIVEVRRGEKGFDEVPGTERELPAQLVLLAMGFVGPEKGKLLSELGVELDERGNVARDRSFMTSVDGVFSAGDMGRGQSLIVWAIAEGRSAAAGVDAYLTGRDVLPRPIDPTDRPLV
- a CDS encoding 3-hydroxybutyrate dehydrogenase, whose translation is MTILAGRTALVTGAASGIGAAITRRLVDDGAHVIAVDRDEAGLKELDGVEQIVCDLSDLDAVDALPSAVDVLVNNAGIQHVAPVHEFDPERFGFILRVMLEAPFRLSRLVLPHMYERGWGRIVNVSSVHGVRASPFKSAYVSAKHGLEGLSKVIALEGAARGVTSNCLNPAYVRTPLVEKQIADQARTHGIDESEVLERIMLTPVAVKRLVEPAEVAELAALLYGPASGSISGTSLLMDGGWTAH
- a CDS encoding alpha/beta fold hydrolase, whose translation is MNTPGADSSSTVPPSTVTHRTVDVNGIELHLAESGPADGPVVLLLHGFPECWYSWRHQLDALGAAGFHVVAPDQRGYGRSDAPAAVEDYSVLHLVGDAVGVLDAVGAQRAVVVGHDWGAPVAWHTALLRPDRVRGVAALSVPHLPRTAGPPTPLMARRFGERFYQLWFQEPGPADAELAADPRRSFRRILTGIGGAGPLVVPPDGGFLDSLGDRPDLPGWLTEDDLDVYVAEFARNGFTGGLNWYRNLDRNHALTAAWHGAPITPPALYLAGDRDTVIAGIGADPLAATLRRTCTDLREARLLPGCGHWTQQERAAEVNSALAAFATDPDGYSPT
- a CDS encoding DUF559 domain-containing protein; the protein is MNLCRPFRGTRAVASGILTPKMLRGPRLRRLFRDVYVCADVEVDLALRSEAAYLLVEGTGVLGGYSAAELLGASCGPEDAPAEVVSPTRMRSRPGLLVREEAVPPGERWRVGEVRVTSPLHTAFRLACRLPLVEAVVAVDALAHRFSLDPWDVVRFGYRHLGAPGSARLPDVARLAHPLAESPMETRIRLAIAFDGLPPPVLQHPVGAYDLDMAYPDVLLAVEYDGREHRTPERARRDLARQAYLSSAGWTVLRFGAADVLHRPRTVAAAVRRALAARGVTAAARTAMPR
- a CDS encoding cation diffusion facilitator family transporter, whose amino-acid sequence is MPEQETTGGGESTLTVLVALGANALIGVLKLVAGVLTGSAAMLAEAAHSVADTATEGLLLTALRRSEKPADRRHPFGYGKERFFWALIAAVGIFVSGAVFAIYEGLSTMLGEGEEQTLIWVAYAVLGGSFLLEGVSWLQAVRQVRNGSRAHDQGFVQFLRETDDPTVKSVFFEDSAALIGLLLALGGIGLHQITGSSFWDGLASLLIGVLLSGVAYVLGATNKGLLIGRQADPRLVYAVRDHLAARPEVEKVVDLLTMTLGTDRVLVCARVDFDDALGAADLERACVEIDDSLRERFPQLDEIFLEPVPRTDERLRARVLDRYGAGITPPPT